One Campylobacter sp. RM16192 genomic region harbors:
- a CDS encoding type IV pilus twitching motility protein PilT: MENLQQQSELDFGYLQRKKLDAYLSELVSKGGSDLHIRANGVIRGRYNGEIQKMSDDILSYEDAMALTKEILRTNFDNLVVKKSVDFTYKLNEDYRFRANAFFQIDGVSMVFRTIPTKIPNMQDLFLPPVLEKLCNNVNRGFILVTGPTGSGKTTTLSSMINYINKNKNRHIITIEDPIEFIFSEEKSIINQRGIGQDVHNFSDALRAALREDPDVILVGEMRDLETIRTAMAAAETGHLVLATLHTLDAKETVGRVINMFPKEEQNRIKMTFSSVVEAIICQRFVRTVDDKRRVAVEVLVKNTRIKDMILDGREDEIYDAIEQSRNTYGMQTFEQHLLELYNEGIIDKHEALEKSSRRSDLELRIKNADLAKRKMLLENSDNETRDNEGIIALKEI, translated from the coding sequence ATGGAAAATTTACAACAACAATCAGAATTAGATTTTGGATATTTGCAAAGAAAAAAGTTAGATGCTTATCTTTCAGAACTTGTTTCAAAGGGTGGAAGCGATTTACACATAAGGGCAAATGGGGTTATTAGAGGTAGGTACAACGGTGAAATTCAAAAAATGAGCGATGATATTTTGAGTTATGAAGATGCTATGGCTCTTACTAAAGAGATTTTAAGAACAAATTTTGATAATTTAGTTGTCAAAAAAAGTGTAGATTTTACATACAAACTAAATGAAGATTATCGTTTTCGTGCTAATGCTTTTTTCCAAATAGATGGTGTTTCTATGGTATTTAGAACGATACCAACTAAAATTCCAAATATGCAAGATCTGTTTTTACCACCTGTTCTTGAGAAGCTTTGTAATAATGTAAACCGTGGATTTATACTTGTAACAGGACCTACGGGAAGTGGCAAGACAACTACTTTATCAAGTATGATTAATTATATCAATAAAAATAAAAATAGACATATTATTACAATTGAGGATCCTATAGAATTTATCTTTTCAGAAGAAAAGAGCATTATAAATCAAAGAGGTATAGGTCAAGATGTACATAACTTTTCTGATGCATTGCGAGCAGCCCTTCGTGAGGACCCTGATGTGATACTTGTTGGAGAGATGAGAGACTTAGAGACTATTAGAACAGCCATGGCTGCTGCTGAAACAGGACACTTGGTTTTAGCTACTCTGCACACCCTTGATGCAAAAGAGACTGTGGGTCGTGTTATAAATATGTTTCCAAAAGAGGAGCAAAATCGTATTAAGATGACATTTTCTTCGGTTGTAGAAGCTATCATATGCCAAAGATTTGTTAGGACGGTAGATGACAAAAGGCGCGTAGCCGTTGAAGTACTTGTAAAAAATACCAGAATCAAAGATATGATACTAGATGGTAGAGAGGATGAAATTTATGATGCCATAGAGCAGAGTAGGAATACTTATGGTATGCAAACTTTCGAGCAACATCTTCTTGAGCTTTATAATGAAGGCATAATAGACAAACATGAAGCTTTAGAAAAATCAAGCAGAAGAAGCGATCTTGAATTAAGAATTAAAAATGCAGATCTCGCTAAGCGTAAGATGTTATTAGAAAATTCTGATAATGAAACCAGGGACAACGAGGGCATAATAGCTCTTAAAGAGATATAA
- a CDS encoding transaldolase yields MFNNDVKFSLWCDFIERDFLDNEFIKLINSNTINGATSNPAIFKSAFLTSPAYKSTIKENERRHEKQIYEILAVQDIKIAADRLIKNYADDDDGFVSIEVDPNLCNDTQGTIEEGVRLFNTVMMPNVMIKIPATNAGFDAMSALMARGIPVNATLIFSPDQAIKCLDAFESGAKEYQKKFPNTKTPKGVISIFVSRFDRLLDGVMREKSLPTGQIGIMNATKIYTIIQNRKLDNVRALFASTGVKGDDLRKDYYIRELMYENSINTAPLDTIKAFLEQKSEPKKAVSEDSIEKFFEVVSRAGIDMNRVYKELLSDGLKQFLQAYDDIMKALKQE; encoded by the coding sequence ATGTTTAATAACGATGTTAAATTTTCACTTTGGTGTGATTTTATAGAGCGAGATTTTTTAGATAATGAATTTATAAAGCTTATAAATTCTAATACTATCAATGGAGCAACCTCAAATCCCGCTATATTTAAATCAGCCTTCTTGACTTCTCCTGCATATAAGAGTACGATTAAAGAGAATGAAAGAAGGCATGAAAAGCAAATTTATGAAATTTTAGCCGTGCAAGATATTAAAATTGCTGCAGATAGGCTTATCAAAAACTATGCCGATGACGATGATGGATTTGTTAGTATCGAAGTAGATCCAAACTTATGCAACGATACGCAAGGCACTATTGAAGAGGGGGTTAGGCTGTTTAATACAGTTATGATGCCAAATGTTATGATCAAAATTCCGGCTACGAATGCAGGGTTTGACGCTATGAGCGCTTTGATGGCTAGAGGAATTCCTGTAAATGCTACTTTGATATTTTCTCCAGATCAGGCTATTAAATGTCTTGATGCTTTTGAAAGTGGCGCTAAAGAGTATCAGAAAAAATTCCCGAATACAAAAACACCAAAGGGCGTAATCAGTATATTTGTAAGCAGATTTGATAGGCTTCTTGATGGAGTGATGCGAGAAAAATCTCTTCCTACTGGGCAGATAGGCATAATGAATGCTACTAAAATTTATACAATCATACAAAATAGAAAGTTAGATAATGTTAGAGCGCTTTTTGCAAGTACAGGAGTAAAAGGAGATGATTTAAGAAAAGATTACTACATAAGAGAGCTTATGTATGAAAACTCTATAAATACAGCTCCGCTTGATACCATTAAAGCATTTCTCGAGCAAAAGAGTGAGCCTAAAAAGGCGGTTAGCGAGGATAGTATAGAGAAGTTTTTTGAGGTTGTCTCTAGAGCCGGTATAGATATGAATAGAGTCTATAAAGAGCTTTTAAGTGATGGTCTTAAACAGTTTTTACAGGCTTATGACGACATAATGAAGGCGTTAAAGCAAGAATAA
- a CDS encoding hybrid sensor histidine kinase/response regulator: MDDMKEILEDFLVEAFELVEQIDHDLIELESNPEDLELLNRIFRVAHTVKGSSSFLNFDILTKLTHHMEDVLNKARKDELKITPDIMDVVLESIDMMKELLHGIRDNGNDTDVGIEISDICARLTAISEGEAAPAAEQKPAQKVPETKPEPEPEVEPEPEISDENLSNLTDDEVEAEIERLLKVRKAEDHARRSQKAASAAASTPANKQPAPEPASPKPAPASKANEADKDKKVPAASSGSDAEQTIRVEVKRLDHLMNLIGELVLGKNRLIKIYDDVEERYEGEKFLEELNQVVSGLSLVTTDIQLAVMKTRMLPVAKVFNKFPRMIRDLSRELNKQIDLEITGEETELDKSIVEQIGDPLVHMIRNSCDHGIENAATRIAAGKSEKGTIELKAYNEGNHIVIEIADDGKGLDADMLKARSVEKGIITEREADTMSNKEAFGLIFKPGFSTAAKVTNVSGRGVGMDVVKTNIEKLNGIIDIESELGKGTVMKLKIPLTLAIMQSLLVGVQEEFYAIPLASVLETVRVPVDDIYTIDGKNVLRLRDEVLSLVKLSDIFGVKQVFDNGDQTYVVIIGVAETKLGIIVDSLVGQEEVVIKSMGEYLQNIPGIAGATIRGDGRVTLIVDVGTMMEMAKDIKVDIKASMESSKAVKEKPSDYKVLIVDDSKMDRTIMQKSLEPLGVTVLEATNGVEALAIVKSGEHALDAILIDIEMPRMDGYTLAGEIRKYSKYRNLPLIAVTSRTSKTDRLRGVEVGMTEYITKPYSSEYLENVVRKNIKLIG; this comes from the coding sequence ATGGATGATATGAAAGAGATACTTGAAGACTTTTTAGTAGAGGCCTTCGAACTTGTTGAGCAGATTGACCATGATCTTATTGAGCTTGAGTCAAATCCTGAGGATTTGGAGCTTTTAAATAGAATTTTCCGTGTAGCGCATACTGTTAAGGGTTCATCATCGTTTCTAAATTTTGATATCTTGACTAAACTTACTCATCATATGGAAGATGTTTTAAATAAAGCTAGAAAAGATGAGTTAAAAATAACCCCAGATATCATGGACGTAGTTTTAGAATCTATAGACATGATGAAGGAGCTTTTACATGGCATAAGGGACAATGGTAACGATACTGATGTAGGTATAGAAATTTCTGATATTTGTGCAAGACTTACAGCTATTTCAGAGGGAGAAGCGGCTCCTGCGGCTGAGCAAAAGCCTGCACAAAAAGTTCCTGAGACAAAACCAGAGCCAGAGCCAGAAGTTGAACCTGAACCTGAAATAAGCGATGAAAATTTATCAAATTTAACAGATGATGAGGTTGAGGCTGAAATAGAGAGATTGTTAAAGGTAAGAAAGGCTGAAGATCATGCTAGACGTAGTCAAAAGGCAGCATCCGCAGCAGCATCTACTCCTGCCAACAAGCAGCCAGCTCCTGAGCCAGCATCGCCTAAACCAGCACCCGCTTCTAAGGCAAATGAAGCCGACAAGGATAAGAAGGTTCCGGCAGCATCTAGCGGATCTGATGCCGAGCAGACAATCCGCGTAGAGGTAAAAAGACTAGATCACCTTATGAATCTAATAGGTGAACTCGTCCTTGGTAAGAATAGGCTTATAAAAATTTATGACGATGTCGAAGAGAGGTACGAGGGTGAAAAATTCCTTGAAGAGCTAAATCAAGTAGTATCCGGTTTAAGCTTAGTTACTACCGATATCCAGCTTGCAGTTATGAAAACCAGAATGCTTCCTGTGGCTAAGGTATTTAATAAATTTCCTAGAATGATTAGAGATTTAAGTAGAGAGCTTAATAAACAGATAGATCTTGAAATAACAGGAGAAGAGACAGAGCTTGATAAGTCTATAGTAGAACAGATCGGCGATCCTCTTGTGCATATGATTAGAAATTCTTGCGATCACGGCATAGAAAATGCGGCAACTAGAATTGCTGCAGGCAAAAGTGAAAAAGGAACCATCGAGCTAAAAGCCTATAATGAAGGAAATCATATCGTAATAGAGATAGCTGATGACGGTAAGGGTCTTGACGCTGATATGCTAAAAGCTCGCTCTGTAGAAAAAGGAATCATTACCGAGCGAGAAGCGGATACAATGAGTAATAAAGAGGCGTTCGGACTTATATTTAAGCCTGGATTCTCGACAGCAGCAAAAGTTACCAACGTAAGTGGACGTGGCGTGGGAATGGATGTCGTTAAGACAAATATAGAAAAATTAAACGGAATTATAGATATAGAGAGTGAGCTCGGCAAAGGCACGGTAATGAAGCTTAAGATACCTCTTACTCTAGCTATTATGCAATCGCTTTTAGTAGGAGTTCAGGAGGAATTTTACGCTATTCCGCTTGCAAGCGTTCTTGAGACTGTGCGAGTGCCTGTAGATGATATATATACAATAGATGGAAAAAATGTGCTTAGACTTAGAGACGAAGTTCTATCTCTTGTAAAACTTTCAGATATTTTCGGTGTAAAGCAGGTATTTGACAACGGAGATCAGACTTATGTTGTCATAATAGGCGTAGCCGAAACAAAACTTGGAATTATAGTAGATAGTCTTGTAGGGCAAGAAGAAGTTGTTATAAAATCTATGGGAGAATATTTGCAAAATATCCCTGGAATAGCTGGTGCTACGATAAGAGGAGACGGAAGAGTAACTCTAATAGTAGATGTGGGAACCATGATGGAGATGGCAAAAGATATCAAAGTAGATATAAAAGCCAGTATGGAATCATCAAAGGCGGTTAAAGAAAAGCCAAGCGATTATAAGGTCTTGATTGTAGATGACTCTAAAATGGATAGAACTATCATGCAAAAATCCCTTGAGCCACTTGGAGTAACTGTTCTGGAGGCTACTAATGGAGTAGAGGCTCTTGCTATTGTAAAATCAGGCGAGCATGCACTTGATGCAATTTTAATAGATATTGAGATGCCTAGAATGGATGGATATACACTAGCCGGAGAAATTCGTAAGTATTCAAAATATAGAAATTTACCGCTAATTGCCGTTACTTCTAGAACTTCAAAGACTGATAGACTAAGAGGTGTTGAGGTAGGAATGACTGAATACATAACCAAGCCGTATTCGTCAGAATATCTTGAAAACGTAGTTAGAAAAAATATTAAATTGATAGGATAG
- the pth gene encoding aminoacyl-tRNA hydrolase — MNLIVGLGNPGPQYEKTRHNIGFMLIDLLKNEKFTDVTSSKFQGELFKFSNLLLLKPQTFMNLSGNSVKAVNDFYKPERIIVIHDDLDLKLGVVKFKIGGSSGGHNGIKSIDSLIGSDYERVRVGIGRSQNSSVTGHVLGDFSQDESECLKKVLNYTKEAVTELIKSDINTISQKYSSKKGICA; from the coding sequence TTGAACCTTATAGTTGGGCTGGGAAATCCCGGTCCACAATATGAAAAAACAAGACACAATATCGGGTTTATGCTTATAGACCTGCTTAAAAATGAAAAATTTACAGATGTAACATCTTCAAAATTTCAAGGTGAACTTTTTAAATTTTCAAATTTACTCCTGCTAAAACCTCAAACTTTTATGAACTTATCCGGAAATAGTGTAAAAGCAGTAAATGACTTTTATAAGCCTGAACGCATAATTGTCATTCATGATGATTTGGATCTAAAACTTGGAGTAGTTAAATTTAAGATAGGTGGCAGCAGTGGAGGTCATAACGGTATAAAGTCCATCGATTCCTTAATAGGAAGCGATTATGAGCGAGTTAGAGTAGGCATAGGAAGGTCTCAAAATTCAAGTGTTACCGGGCATGTTTTAGGAGATTTTAGCCAAGATGAGAGTGAGTGTCTTAAAAAAGTTTTAAATTATACAAAAGAGGCTGTAACGGAGCTTATTAAAAGCGATATTAATACTATTTCACAAAAATATTCTAGTAAAAAAGGCATATGCGCGTGA
- a CDS encoding chemotaxis protein CheW: MNDKLNQVLKRQKKQMADPAEKDRDEVIQLVGFIVGEEEYAIPILNIKEIIKPIEYTRVPSVPDYVLGVFNLRGSVIPLIDLRKKFALGSVKPGPSTRYIVMKDEENVAGFVIDRLTEAIRIKRNRIDPPPETLIKDKGMIYGIGKRDQNILTILKVEALLKRDF, from the coding sequence ATGAATGACAAACTAAATCAGGTTCTAAAAAGACAAAAAAAACAGATGGCTGATCCTGCCGAAAAGGATAGAGACGAGGTAATCCAGCTTGTCGGATTTATCGTAGGTGAAGAAGAGTATGCTATACCTATTTTAAATATAAAAGAGATTATTAAGCCTATTGAGTATACTCGCGTGCCAAGTGTTCCGGATTATGTCCTGGGTGTATTTAATCTAAGAGGAAGCGTTATCCCTCTTATAGATTTAAGAAAGAAATTCGCTCTTGGCTCGGTTAAGCCCGGTCCAAGCACTAGGTATATAGTAATGAAAGATGAGGAAAATGTGGCAGGCTTTGTCATAGACAGGCTAACGGAAGCCATTAGGATAAAAAGAAATAGGATAGATCCGCCGCCTGAGACTTTGATTAAAGACAAGGGTATGATATACGGCATAGGCAAAAGAGATCAAAATATACTTACGATTTTAAAAGTCGAAGCTCTTTTAAAGCGTGATTTTTAA
- a CDS encoding HAD-IIA family hydrolase, with protein MIFIDVQGTLISDSDKSLINGAKELIDFLNFKKIPYVVITNNTKFSSLDFLKELRDKGLDIKDKAYIDPFYVLKDILPTCQVVAFGSDKFKKVLQNLGYELEFSNLAKAVLVASGDDFKFDEFSNMIEILQSGAKLIAMSETSIYKKNSKSYPGVGAIAKMLNYATGQEYKVVGKPSKEFYRAALRLLNSQGFNANFKDVLIISDDAKGDLVGAKELGMRTALVLSGKVDSALKAGVEPKFIDKIYKDVSLFLKELDAEYK; from the coding sequence TTGATCTTTATCGATGTTCAAGGAACCCTGATAAGCGATAGCGATAAAAGCCTTATAAATGGGGCAAAAGAGCTTATAGATTTTTTAAATTTTAAAAAAATTCCATACGTAGTGATTACGAATAATACAAAATTTAGTAGTTTGGATTTTTTAAAAGAGTTGCGAGACAAGGGGCTTGATATCAAAGATAAGGCGTACATAGATCCTTTTTATGTTTTAAAAGATATTTTGCCCACTTGCCAGGTAGTCGCCTTTGGTTCTGATAAATTCAAAAAAGTATTGCAAAATTTAGGATATGAGTTAGAGTTTTCAAATTTAGCTAAGGCTGTTTTGGTAGCGAGCGGGGATGATTTTAAATTTGATGAATTTAGCAATATGATAGAGATTTTACAAAGCGGCGCAAAACTAATTGCTATGAGTGAAACCAGCATATATAAAAAAAATTCTAAAAGTTACCCTGGTGTGGGAGCCATAGCTAAGATGCTAAACTACGCCACAGGACAAGAATACAAAGTAGTAGGTAAGCCAAGCAAGGAGTTTTATAGAGCCGCTTTAAGGTTATTAAATTCGCAAGGCTTTAATGCAAATTTTAAAGATGTTTTGATAATAAGCGACGATGCAAAGGGTGATTTGGTAGGTGCTAAAGAGCTTGGAATGAGGACTGCTCTGGTTTTAAGCGGTAAGGTTGATAGTGCCTTAAAGGCTGGAGTGGAGCCAAAATTTATAGATAAAATTTACA
- a CDS encoding LptF/LptG family permease, with protein sequence MNLYAKYVGWNYFKSFLIIFFSLVLFYTGIDILTNLKDMPSSANLKLLYFTLTSMAAIGYVLPLSLIFALIITKFNMIRSNELVSFYALGVSKNALIKPPFFISIFITLIYIGLNFTPFAYSYEFQRNLIKTSQISGISSDIFLKFGGKFVYIDELNPVSANIRDVRIFDVMDGKLLSATFSSEAKFNENKWTLKDANVTTMPKVIELGKDGLDIKHHENLIALDGFKPKTIESAYQSNSSLSIPDAFDFITAFEKEGVGLNSAKTTLYSLLFSPFFAPITVLIIYYFLPVTGRFFNLALTSFVFIIVTLCSWGTFFVLMKFAHNSIILPEIGVILPLFCLSGFALYLYFRNR encoded by the coding sequence GTGAATTTGTATGCAAAATATGTTGGCTGGAACTATTTTAAATCATTTCTGATTATATTTTTTTCATTAGTTTTGTTTTATACCGGCATTGATATTTTGACAAATTTAAAAGATATGCCTTCAAGTGCGAATCTAAAATTGCTATATTTTACGCTTACTTCAATGGCTGCGATCGGCTATGTTTTGCCACTTTCTTTGATTTTTGCTTTGATTATTACCAAATTTAACATGATTAGGAGCAATGAGCTTGTTAGCTTTTACGCCCTTGGAGTAAGTAAAAACGCTCTTATCAAACCACCTTTTTTTATATCAATTTTTATAACTTTAATTTATATAGGGCTTAATTTTACACCATTTGCATACTCTTATGAATTTCAAAGAAATTTGATAAAAACATCACAAATTTCAGGCATTAGCTCTGATATTTTTTTAAAATTCGGAGGCAAATTTGTATATATAGACGAGCTAAATCCTGTAAGTGCAAATATACGCGATGTGAGAATTTTTGATGTGATGGACGGCAAGTTGTTAAGTGCTACTTTTAGTAGCGAGGCAAAATTTAATGAGAATAAATGGACTTTAAAAGATGCGAATGTCACGACCATGCCTAAAGTTATAGAACTTGGCAAAGATGGTCTTGATATCAAACACCATGAAAATCTTATTGCGCTTGATGGGTTTAAGCCAAAGACGATAGAGAGTGCATATCAGTCAAATTCATCGCTATCAATTCCTGATGCTTTTGATTTTATTACTGCTTTTGAAAAAGAGGGAGTTGGACTAAATTCTGCTAAAACAACTCTTTATAGCCTCTTATTTTCGCCATTTTTTGCTCCCATTACGGTTCTTATCATATACTACTTTTTGCCCGTTACAGGACGTTTTTTTAATTTAGCACTCACGAGTTTTGTGTTTATTATAGTTACGCTTTGTAGCTGGGGAACTTTTTTTGTACTGATGAAATTTGCACATAACTCTATAATTTTGCCAGAAATTGGAGTTATATTGCCACTATTTTGTCTATCGGGCTTTGCCCTATATCTTTACTTTCGTAACCGTTAA
- the serB gene encoding phosphoserine phosphatase SerB, whose protein sequence is MIKLCVFDFDSTLMDGETIDFLAQACKVGDEVSKITRMAMAGELDFFESLTRRVAYLKGLELSIVDEICEKLPLMNGAFDLIDHLKSKGVKVVVFSGGFHSGTDRAQKKLKFDASFANILHHKDGRLTGLVGGEMMFGFSKGIMMQSLQSLLGISKEETMSVGDGANDLSMFEHSNIKIAFCAKEILRAKATHCVDTKDLREIIKIV, encoded by the coding sequence TTGATAAAGCTTTGTGTATTTGATTTTGACTCCACGCTTATGGATGGAGAGACTATAGATTTTTTGGCTCAGGCTTGTAAAGTAGGAGATGAGGTAAGCAAGATAACTAGGATGGCCATGGCTGGAGAGCTTGATTTTTTTGAGAGTCTTACTAGAAGAGTTGCTTATTTAAAGGGTCTTGAGCTTTCTATTGTTGATGAAATTTGTGAAAAATTACCGCTTATGAACGGTGCTTTTGATCTTATAGATCATTTAAAAAGTAAAGGCGTCAAAGTTGTAGTTTTTAGTGGCGGATTTCATTCTGGCACGGATAGGGCGCAAAAGAAGCTTAAATTTGACGCATCTTTTGCCAATATTTTACACCATAAAGACGGTAGGCTTACCGGGCTTGTTGGTGGCGAGATGATGTTTGGCTTTTCCAAAGGAATTATGATGCAAAGCCTGCAAAGCCTGCTTGGTATTAGCAAAGAAGAAACTATGAGCGTAGGAGATGGAGCTAACGATCTATCGATGTTTGAGCATTCGAATATAAAAATAGCCTTTTGCGCAAAAGAGATTTTAAGAGCCAAAGCCACTCATTGTGTGGATACAAAAGATCTAAGAGAGATTATAAAAATAGTATAG
- a CDS encoding chemotaxis protein, with protein sequence MFDDKVLKTGSNEMELVDFRIFKQTGDKVYEGIYGVNVAKVREIIKMPNLTELPGVPEYIEGIFDLRGVVIPVINLAKWMQIKEPTGVAIKPRVIISEFSEILIGFIVHEAKRIRRISWSDIEATSFSANSGALDKGKITGVTRIENDEVLLILDLESIVEELGIYSPKIEVEIDKTKALTGLALVLDDSSTARKLVKDTLEKMGLKVVEAKDGVEGLAKMQDLYDMYGDKLHDYLRVILSDIEMPQMDGYRFAATLKDDSRYSSIPIIFNSSLNNMYSEAQSKEAGGAAYLTKFDATLLYNEVLRVVEVHKSAK encoded by the coding sequence ATGTTTGATGATAAAGTTTTAAAAACCGGTTCAAACGAAATGGAACTTGTTGATTTTCGCATCTTTAAGCAGACGGGAGACAAAGTATATGAGGGTATATACGGAGTAAATGTTGCTAAAGTGCGTGAAATCATTAAGATGCCTAATTTGACCGAATTACCCGGTGTTCCTGAATATATAGAGGGAATTTTTGATCTGCGCGGAGTTGTTATACCTGTTATAAATTTGGCCAAATGGATGCAGATAAAAGAGCCTACCGGAGTAGCTATAAAGCCTCGAGTGATAATATCAGAATTTAGTGAAATTTTAATAGGTTTTATAGTTCATGAGGCTAAAAGAATCAGACGTATAAGCTGGTCTGATATAGAGGCTACGAGTTTTTCCGCAAATTCAGGCGCTCTGGATAAAGGTAAAATCACAGGCGTTACTCGTATAGAAAACGATGAAGTATTACTGATACTTGATCTTGAAAGCATAGTTGAAGAGCTTGGAATTTATAGCCCTAAGATAGAGGTTGAGATAGATAAGACCAAAGCTTTAACCGGACTGGCTTTAGTGCTTGACGATAGCTCTACCGCAAGAAAACTTGTAAAAGATACTCTTGAAAAGATGGGTTTAAAAGTGGTTGAGGCAAAAGACGGAGTGGAAGGACTTGCTAAGATGCAAGATCTATATGATATGTATGGGGATAAGTTGCATGATTATTTAAGAGTAATTTTAAGCGATATTGAGATGCCTCAGATGGACGGATACCGCTTTGCAGCTACTTTAAAAGATGATAGTAGATACTCTAGTATTCCGATAATATTCAACTCTTCATTAAATAATATGTATAGTGAGGCTCAAAGTAAAGAGGCCGGCGGTGCAGCATACCTAACTAAATTTGATGCCACTTTGCTTTATAATGAGGTGCTTCGCGTAGTCGAAGTACACAAATCTGCTAAATAG
- a CDS encoding 50S ribosomal protein L25/general stress protein Ctc → MLEGIVRESIGKKAAKALRRDGYLIANIYGKGLENIEAAFKVNEFIKEARKKENLAFDVKVGDKTLKVVIVEYQKDPITNALKHVDLKVALPGVISKYMIPVKPFGTPIGLKNKGVLVQSKKRLAVKCAAENLPNAFDLDVSKLDVEDTILVRDISVPAGVTMVDAGHVAVVGVVKAK, encoded by the coding sequence ATGTTAGAAGGTATCGTTAGAGAGAGTATCGGTAAAAAAGCTGCTAAAGCTTTAAGAAGAGATGGTTATCTAATCGCGAACATTTACGGCAAGGGATTAGAGAATATCGAAGCGGCATTTAAGGTAAATGAATTTATCAAAGAGGCTCGCAAAAAAGAGAACCTTGCGTTTGATGTAAAAGTTGGCGACAAGACCTTAAAAGTCGTTATAGTTGAGTATCAAAAAGATCCTATTACAAATGCGCTTAAGCATGTTGATCTAAAAGTAGCCCTTCCAGGAGTTATCTCAAAATACATGATCCCTGTTAAGCCTTTTGGAACTCCAATTGGTCTTAAAAATAAAGGTGTTTTAGTTCAATCTAAAAAAAGGCTCGCAGTAAAATGTGCAGCTGAAAATTTACCAAACGCATTTGATCTTGACGTAAGCAAACTTGATGTCGAAGATACTATCTTAGTAAGAGATATTTCAGTTCCAGCAGGCGTTACAATGGTTGATGCAGGCCATGTCGCCGTAGTTGGAGTTGTCAAAGCTAAATAA
- the lysA gene encoding diaminopimelate decarboxylase: MNFENLAQVYGTPLYVYDFNHIASRYETLKKAFHARKSLVCYAVKANSNLSILKLLASLGAGFDCVSIGEVRRALTAGAKRYQIILSGVGKRDDELKFVLENEILMINLESEAEMYRLEKIAQDLGKIARISIRVNPDIDAKTHPYISTGLNENKFGVDITTAKKMYLHAKNSPFLEPIGIHSHIGSQLTDITPIIEASRVVSNLLRELKAIEIDIKFFDVGGGVGIVYDGEEEPNLYDYAQGILSTLSGLDVTIVCEPGRFIVGNCGYFLTRVLYEKFNKQKRFVVVDGAMNDLIRPSLYGAYHKISIVGKEGSESECDVVGPICESGDFLAKNINLPPCDSDDLLVIRSAGAYGFTMSSNYNSRPRAAEVGIKDGKDFLIRKRESFEDLIALEKDLI, encoded by the coding sequence ATGAATTTTGAAAATTTGGCTCAAGTTTATGGGACTCCTCTTTATGTATATGACTTTAATCATATAGCTTCACGCTATGAAACTCTAAAAAAAGCATTTCATGCACGAAAATCTTTGGTTTGTTATGCTGTAAAAGCAAATTCAAATTTAAGCATTTTGAAACTTTTAGCCTCTCTTGGAGCTGGGTTTGACTGTGTAAGTATAGGAGAGGTAAGACGCGCCTTAACTGCCGGAGCAAAAAGATATCAGATCATTTTAAGTGGAGTTGGCAAAAGGGATGACGAGCTAAAATTTGTACTCGAGAATGAAATTTTGATGATAAATTTAGAGAGTGAAGCCGAGATGTATAGGCTAGAAAAAATTGCTCAAGATCTTGGCAAAATCGCTCGTATAAGCATTAGAGTAAATCCTGATATAGATGCCAAAACTCATCCTTATATCTCAACCGGACTAAATGAGAATAAATTCGGTGTAGATATAACAACTGCAAAAAAAATGTATCTGCATGCTAAAAATTCGCCTTTTCTCGAACCTATTGGCATACATTCACATATAGGCTCTCAACTTACTGACATAACCCCGATAATAGAGGCTTCAAGAGTGGTTTCAAACCTGCTTAGAGAGCTAAAGGCTATAGAGATAGATATTAAATTTTTTGATGTCGGAGGCGGAGTTGGCATAGTATATGATGGCGAGGAAGAGCCTAATTTATACGATTATGCTCAAGGGATTTTAAGTACTCTTAGCGGACTTGATGTCACTATAGTCTGCGAGCCAGGACGATTTATAGTGGGCAATTGCGGATATTTTTTAACTAGAGTTTTATATGAGAAATTTAATAAACAAAAGCGTTTTGTAGTGGTTGACGGGGCTATGAATGATCTAATTCGCCCAAGCCTTTACGGAGCGTATCATAAAATTTCAATAGTTGGTAAAGAGGGTAGCGAGAGCGAGTGTGACGTAGTCGGACCAATATGCGAGAGTGGGGATTTCTTGGCTAAAAATATAAATTTACCACCTTGTGATAGTGATGATTTGCTCGTGATAAGATCTGCTGGTGCATACGGTTTTACGATGAGTAGCAATTATAACTCTCGTCCAAGAGCCGCTGAAGTCGGCATAAAAGACGGGAAAGATTTTTTAATTAGAAAGCGTGAGAGTTTTGAAGATCTAATAGCGCTTGAAAAGGATCTGATTTGA